The Limosilactobacillus panis DNA segment CATTGATGAAGCTAAGACTACCAGTTATTTTTGGGCAACAAGAACTACGACTGAGTTTAGCCATCATCATATGGTAATCTATCATTATCGCAATACCCGCTCAGGAAAAGTAATCGGTGATATTATTGGACAAAACTATCCAGGCTTTATCATGTGTGATGGGTATGGAGGTTATAGCAATCATTTATATCCCCACGCCCACTTTGGCTCTTGTTTAGTTCATATCCGGCGAGAATTCATTCGAATCACTAAATTACTAAGCAAGAAGCAATTAAAGCATTCGAAAGCTCTTCATGCGGTAAAGCTCCTCGGGACTGTTTTCCATAAGGAAAACGGATTAATATATCAAACTAAGGAAGAGAAACGACAGCAAAGGATTATTCATGTGAAGCCGTTACTTGATAAATTTTACCGTTACTTGAATAGTATTATTTCACCGCAAGGCCGACTTTGTGCAGCTATCAAGAATGCTTTGAAACTTCGGACAAGAGTATATCGAATCTTCGAAGATGGGCAAATACCGCTGAGTAATAACTCATTGGAAGGAGAAATCCGGCTTACAACACTGATTCGTAAAAACTGTTTGTTTGCGAAAAGTAAACGCGGAGCTGAGGCCAATGCGATTTACTACACGCTAGTGGCAACAGCAAAAGTAAATAAACTAAATATATATAAATATTTTAAGTACCTGTTTGATCGACTACCCAACCAGAAAAGTAGCGACATTGAGGCTCTTTTACCATGGGCAGAAGAAGTACAGCAGGTATGTCATGAAATCGAGTAGGAGGTAATTGATTAGTTCAATTACCGACCTCTCACACCACCGTACGTACGGTTCCGTATACGGCGGTTCGACAACTTAATCACTTTGAATTGACTGGAGCGTCTTGGACATATTTATTAGTCCAAGGTGCTCCAGTTTTCTATTTGTTAGAGAATAACTCAAAGTCTTACTGTGTGCGGTTCGCCAGTAGCCCTTACGGGTACTAGCGAAGACATATGCATCACGATAAGACAATCCGAGCCTTTGTAAGTTAGTAATCTTAGTTTTGAATTTCTTCCATTGCTTCCAGATATATTGCCTTATTCGCGCCCTTAACCACTGGTCAAGTCGTTGAATAAAGCCAGTCAGTTTCCCAATTGAGTAATATTGAAGCCAACCCCGCATTTTGCGATGAATTTCCTCAAACATTTGCTCAATGGATACTCCCCGATTGCGCTTTGTTAACAGCTTTAGTGCTTGCTTAACTCGCTTTTGTGATTGCTTGGCCGGTCGGGCATAGGCACCGTTACGGTCTACACCTAGTGAAAAGCCAAGAAACTTCAATCTTAGGGGACTACCAACTTTAGTTTTATCTGGATTAACTTTAACCTTCAATTGCTTTTCGAGAAAATGGGTAATACTGCGCATTACTCGTTCTCCCGCCCGTTGACTTTTAACATAAATATTACAATCATCCGCATAGCGTACAAAGTGATGGCCACGTCTGGTCAACTCTTTATCCAACTCATTTAGGTAAATATTCGCCAGTAATGGTGATAATGGTCCACCTTGCGGCGTTCCTTTGTCACTCCTAGCGAAAAGCCCATGATCTAAGACCCCGCTAGTCAAAAACTTGCGGATAAGTCTTAGTGTCCATGGGTCATTAATATATTGTTGGAGGTACTTAATCATCAAATCATGGTTGACGTTATCGAAATAGGCCTTCAGGTCTAAGTCGACTACTCTTCGATATCCCTGATTATATAGTTTAACTACCTTTGCGATTGCGTCTTGGGCTCCACGATGAGGGCGAAAGCCAAAACTATTATCCGAGAAAATACGCTCAAAGATTGGCGTGAGCACTTGGGCAACTGCTTGTTGGACCATGCGGTCCACTACCGTTGGTATCCCTAGTTTTCTCACTCCACCGTTGGGCTTGGGAATTTCCACTCGTTTAACCGGTACTGGCTTATAATTGCCTTCACGTAGGTTGGTGATTAACTCCGTTTTATTTTCTCTAAGATATTGCAGGAGGCCATCGACAGTCATATCATCAATGCCCGCTGCTCCTTTATTTCTCTTAACTCGCAAATAAGCCTGGTTCAGGTTATTGCGGTCCAAGACTTGGTCTTGGATAGTGACACTCATACCTTTACCTTCACCATAATCGGTACTACGCGCCCTTGTGTACTTTCGGTTTTCCAAACCTATCCTCGACAAGCGGTCAGCTTGTGGTTCTGTTTTCTGCGATTGTCGCACCTGATTACACCTCCGATATAAGTTATTATCGTTCGGTCCTTCATCTAATTAATTAGACTACTATGACCTCGGCTGACTTCTGGCTTACTCAACACAACATCACTGCTATGCTTGCTTCTGTGGAATTTCATTCATTCCTCTTGTCGGAAACGTGTAGGTCAGATCTCCCCGGGTAAGAATATTAACTTTCGTACCATGTCACCGTTAGCTTTACTGAAAGCAACTTCGAGTAGTATTGGACTTTAGTTTGTCTAGCAACCTTATCCAGTTACTCTCAGCCTTATAGCTACTTCTTGTTCATCGGTGCAGCACTTTGCCTTAGACTTCCTTCAGATTCCACCTCACAGCGGACACCCTTGTCCTCGGCTCATGGTTCCGACTACTACGGCCCATAGTGGACTTTCACCACCTAGCTAATACCCATGCCGGGCGCACTAGAAGAAGAGGCTGGGAATTAACTATTAATTCTTGGTTCTCTAACAGTAAAATCCGGACTATAATTTTTGATCGATTCAAAAATCATAGTCCGGATTTTAAATTATTTATAAAATTAGTCGCCAATCGACTAATTGATTGACCAAATTTCGTTAGATTTAATGCCATCAAGGCTAGCCCAATGTCATTTTCCACAGCCCGTTGTCCGCGTAGATGAGTTCGGCGTATGCCAAAATCCCTCTTCATGTGACCAAAGACTGGCTCAACGTCGAACTTTCGTCGACGATAAATTGCCTTGCCTTCGTCACTTGAGAGGGTTGCTTTTACTTTAGCCTTGTAATAATTCCACGTTGGGTTAACCTGCATATAGCGTTGCCGACCACTTGGTGTTTTTGCCAACTCATCCAATTGTTCTGACAGTTGGTGCTTATCCGCTCGATAGAGTTTGAAATCACGTTCGAAACCATATTTATCGGTTCGCCTACTATACCGATAAAAGCTAAAGCGAACTCCTAAATGATCGATGTAGTAATCATCTTCGGCATTATACTGCCAATTTTGTGATTTAGTTGGATCGTTTTTAAATTTATGTTTCTGTTCCTTTTGATAAGTTGTGTATGGAATAACAGGCTGCTTTTCAAACTGATCAAGAATCATTGTGTAATTGTACTCACTACCATAACCGGCATCGGCAACGATATGCTTAAAGAAATCTAAAGCATGAAACTGGGTAAGGAATGGCACTAAGGTCCTGGTGTCAGTTGGATTTGAAAAGAGCCCGTAATCAAGGACAAATTGCTTATGTGTAGCGATTTGCAGGTTATAGCCGGGCTTTAACTCCCGATTCATCATCGGATCTTCCTTCATACACATAAAAGTCGCATCATGATCAGTCTTGGAATAGCTATTACGACCTTGGAAGATATCTTCGGCACGTTCATACTTTTTGGCACGCGGAATTAGGTCGTTGCTTAATTGATGGCGAAGTTTTTTTAGAAAACGACGGCGCCGTTTTCTAACTGAACCACCTTTGATGATTTTTGGTTCTTGCTTAATCTCTTCATCTAACTTAGTGATTTTCTCCGCAAGTTCTTGTTCCATTACTTCCATGCCTTCGGCAGAAGTAACCAGCTCGGGTGCCATTTCTTGCACCACTTGTTTTTCTACTAGTTCCTCATAAAGCTTACTCGTCTTTTCTCTTAACTTAGCGTGATACTTTTCAACTGCCCGTCGCCAAGTAAATGAATATTTATTGGCATCGGCTTCTACCTTGGTCCCATCGATAAAAACTGCATCATTTTGAATTAGTCCGTGATCTTTCAAAGCCATGGTAAAGTAAACAAAGGCATGTTTAATTAGCTTACTAGCGTGCTGACTGCGTCGAAAGTTATTAATGGTATGGTAGCTATAAGCATAATCATGAGCTAACCAACGCATTGGCAGGTTCTCATCCAACATCATTTCAATCTTTCTTCCAGAATAAGTTTGACGTGCGTAGGCAAACAAGAGAATCTTAAGCATAATTGCTGGATGCGATGAAGGGCGGCCGGTAGCCGCTCCTGAATCTTCTAATAGCACATTTTGTGGAATCGAGTCGACAAAATCACTAATTAGCCGCGCAATATGATTTTGTGGTAAATCATAGTTATAGCTTAGTACGAATTCGGTTTGTCCTATGGTATAATTTTGATACATGAAAATCGCTCCTTTGGGTTGTTTTGTGGTAATTACATCATATCAGGAACGATTTCCTGTGTACATAAAAACCGGATGATGAATTGTTCAAAAAATTCATCATCCGGTTTTTGCTTTGGACTAGGAGTTTTTTCCCAGCCTCTTTCATTCGTTTTCAATACGTATCGTTATTGACTGCTTACGTAATAATGTTTTAGATTTGCAAATGATTTACCATTCAAAACTAAAAGCACGGCAATGCTCTTTCAAACAAACATTGTCGTGCTTTATAGTTTAGCTGAATATCGATAAACAAATGCCTCCGGTGGGGGTCGAACCCACACTCCCTCAACGGGAACTGGATTTTGAGTCCAGCGCGTCTGCCAATTCCGCCACAGAGGCATCAGCTAACTAAAAGGTGGTAATCGGATTTGAACCGATGATAAAGGTTTTGCAGACCTCTGCCTTACCACTTGGCTATACCACCAAATAGTTAAAGTTGAACAGGATTAAACATGTTCAACCCATAAGGGCGGTATGTGGGATTCGAACCCACGCGTGCCGGACCCACAAACCGGTGTGTTAACCAAACTTCACCAATACCGCCAAAATATTCAGTTAAGCAGGGATAGTAGGAATCGAACCCACAATGACGGTTTTGGAGACCGTAGTTATACCATTTAACTATATCCCTATAAAATGGAGGAGAGTGGATTCGAACCACCGAACCCGAAGGAATGGATTTACGGTCCATCGCGTTTAGCCAGACTTCGCTACTCCTCCATAAAGTGGCGCGGGACGGAATCGAACCGCCGACACACGGAGCTTCAATCCGTTGCTCTACCAACTGAGCTACCGAGCCATCCTGTGTATGGGTGTAACAACTATTTAGTTGCCAATGGAAGATACAGGGCTCGAACCTGTGACCCTCTGCTTGTAAGGCAGACGCTCTCCCAACTGAGCTAATCCTCCAAAAGTGACCCGTGCGGGATTTGAACCCACGATACCAGCGTGAAAGGCTGGTGTCTTAACCACTTGACTAACGGGTCATCTCAACGGAGAGTAAGGGATTCGAACCCTTGATACAGGCTTTAACCCGTATACAGCATTTCCAATGCTGCTCCTTCGGCCAACTCGGACAACTCTCCATGGATGCGTGGCAGCGTCCTATCCTCGCAGGGAGCGATCCCCCAACTACTTTCGGCGTGTTGAAGCTTAACTTCTGTGTTCGGCATGGGAACAGGTGTATCCTTCAAGCCATCATCACCACACTTCGTCTCTTCTGAGACGAGAGCTTGCGCTCTCAAAACTAAACAATATCTAACCTCACCAACAAACCTAACCGCTCTTCCTTGGTTAAGTCCTCGACCGATTAGTAATGGTCCGCTCCATGCATCACTGCACTTCCACTTCCATCCTATCTACCACATCATCTTTGTGGGGTCTTACTTCCCCGAAGGGAATGGGAAATCTCATCTCGAGGCGAGTTTCACACTTAGATGCTTTCAGCGTTTATCTCGTCCATACATAGCTACCCAGCCGTGCTCCTGGCGGAACAACTGGTACACCAGCGGTATGTCCATCCCGGTCCTCTCGTACTAAGGACAGCTCCTCTCAAATTTCCTACGCCCGCGACGGATAGGGACCGAACTGTCTCACGACGTTCTGAACCCAGCTCGCGTACCGCTTTAATGGGCGAACAGCCCAACCCTTGGGACCGACTACAGCCCCAGGATGCGATGAGCCGACATCGAGGTGCCAAACCTCCCCGTCGATGTGGACTCTTGGGGGAGATAAGCCTGTTATCCCCAGGGTAGCTTTTATCCGTTGAGCGATGGCCCTTCCATACGGAACCACCGGATCACTAAGCCCGACTTTCGTCCCTGCTCGACCTGTCTGTCTCGCAGTCAAGCTCGCTTGTGCCTTTACACTCTGCGAATGATTTCCAACCATTCTGAGCGAACCTTTGGGCGCCTCCGTTACCTTTTGGGAGGCGACCGCCCCAGTCAAACTGCCCACCTGACACTGTCTCCCAGCACGTTCAGTGCTGCGGGTTAGAGTGGTCATAATGCAAGGGTAGTATCCCACCAGCGCCTCCAGCGAAACTAGCGTTCCGCTTTCTATGGCTCCTACCTATCCTGTACAAGCAGTACAAACACTCAATATCAAGCTACAGTAAAGCTCCATGGGGTCTTTCCGTCCTGTCGCGGGTACCCTGCATCTTCACAGGGATTTCAATTTCACCGAGTCTCTCGTTGAGACAGTGCCCAGATCGTTACGCCTTTCGTGCGGGTCGGAACTTACCCGACAAGGAATTTCGCTACCTTAGGACCGTTATAGTTACGGCCGCCGTTTACTGGGGCTTCAATTCTGAGCTTCGCTTACGCTAACCCATCCTTTTAACCTTCCAGCACCGGGCAGGCGTCAGCCCCTATACTTCATCTTACGATTTTGCAGAAACCTGTGTTTTTGATAAACAGTCGCCTGGGCCTTTTCACTGCGGCTGGCCTTGCGGCCAGCACCCCTTCTTCCGAAGTTACGGGGTCATTTTGCCGAGTTCCTTAACGAGAGTTCTCTCGCTCACCTTAGGATTCTCTCCTCGACTACCTGTGTCGGTTTGCGGTACGGGCAGTTGAATACTCACTAGAAGTTTTTCTCGGCAGTGTGACATCAGCGACTTCGTTACTATAATTTCACTCCCCATCACAACTCGTCAACCCGCAACTAAGCATTTGACTCAGTTACTGACTCGTTGCTTGGCCGCACTCTTCCAATCATGCGGTTCGCTTAGCCTCCTGCGTCCCTCCATCATTCAAACGCATTCAACTGGTACAGGAATCTCAACCTGTTATCCATCGCCTACGCCTCTCGGCCTCAGCTTAGGTCCCGACTTACCCTGGGAGGACGAGCCTTCCCCAGGAAACCTTAGTCATTCGGTGGACAGGATTCTCACCTGTCTTTCGCTACTCATACCGGCATTCTCACTTCTAAGCGCTCCACCAGTCCTCACGGTCTGACTTCGCCGCCCTTAGAACGCTCTCCTACCACGTGCACGTAGTGCACATCCACAGTTTCGGTAATATGCTTAGCCCCGGTACATTTTCGGCGCAGGATCACTCGACTAGTGAGCTATTACGCACTCTTTAAATGGTGGCTGCTTCTGAGCCAACATCCTAGTTGTCTATGCAACTCCACATCCTTTTCCACTTAGCATATATTTAGGGACCTTAACTGGTGATCTGGGCTGTTCCCCTTTCGACGGTGGATCTTATCACTCATCGTCTGACTCCTGAGGATAAATCGATGGCATTCGGAGTTTATCTGAAGTTGGTAACCCATGACGGGCCCCTTGTCCAAACAGTAGCTCTACCTCCACGATTCTTTTCCTCAAGGCTCCCCCTAAAGAGATTTCGGAGAGAACCAGCTATCTCCAAGTTCGTTTGGAATTTCACCGCTACCCACACCTCATCCCAGCCATTTTCAACTGACACGGGTTCGGCCCTCCAGTGCGCTTTACCGCACCTTCAACCTGGACATGGGTAGGTCACCTGGTTTCGGGTCTATAACTACATACTTCATACGCCCATTTAAGACTCGCTTTCGCTACGGCTCCGGTTTTCCTACCTTAACCTTGCATGCAATCATAACTCGCCGGTTCATTCTGCAAGAGGCACGCCGTCACCCATTAACGGGCTCCGACTGCTTGTAGGCACATGGTTTCAGGAACTATTTCACTCCCCTTCCGGGGTGCTTTTCACCTTTCCCTCACGGTACTGGTTCACTATCGGTCACTAGGTAGTATTTAGCCTTGCGAGATGGTTCTCGCAGCTTCCGACGGGGTTTCACGTGTCCCGCCGTACTCAGGATCCTGAACGGAGAATGTGACGTTTCGTCTACGGGGCTATCACCCTCTCTGGCACAGCTTCCCAGCTGTTGCGACTACGTCGCATTTTGGTAACTCCATTGTTCAGTCCTACAACCCCAGTAAGCAAGCTCACTGGTTTGGGCTCTTCCCCTTTCGCTCGCCGCTACTCAGGGAATCGATTTTTCTTTCTCTTCCTGCAGCTACTGAGATGTTTCAGTTCACTGCGTCTTCCCTCTGCTAGCTAT contains these protein-coding regions:
- the tnpC gene encoding IS66 family transposase; translated protein: MSKSLVEENRELKQQIKALKEQVNKLTAIIKLQQNQMFGKKTEIIESVVDGQQSLFSDDELDQLQDSNVSITEVIEKKEKQVVRHRKAKVSGQRTAFLDGLPQVDETIHLTNTNCPKCHEQMKKIGKHLYSREVRLKPAELYCANLYQESYKCNDCDEDGKDIIISSQMPQSLLPHSYISSSILAKVAEYKFSLALPFHRQVKLWQAVGLPVSGRQLATNIITVSQTYLRPLYDRLTQLMQGENVIQMDETPFKVIDEAKTTSYFWATRTTTEFSHHHMVIYHYRNTRSGKVIGDIIGQNYPGFIMCDGYGGYSNHLYPHAHFGSCLVHIRREFIRITKLLSKKQLKHSKALHAVKLLGTVFHKENGLIYQTKEEKRQQRIIHVKPLLDKFYRYLNSIISPQGRLCAAIKNALKLRTRVYRIFEDGQIPLSNNSLEGEIRLTTLIRKNCLFAKSKRGAEANAIYYTLVATAKVNKLNIYKYFKYLFDRLPNQKSSDIEALLPWAEEVQQVCHEIE
- the ltrA gene encoding group II intron reverse transcriptase/maturase; translation: MRQSQKTEPQADRLSRIGLENRKYTRARSTDYGEGKGMSVTIQDQVLDRNNLNQAYLRVKRNKGAAGIDDMTVDGLLQYLRENKTELITNLREGNYKPVPVKRVEIPKPNGGVRKLGIPTVVDRMVQQAVAQVLTPIFERIFSDNSFGFRPHRGAQDAIAKVVKLYNQGYRRVVDLDLKAYFDNVNHDLMIKYLQQYINDPWTLRLIRKFLTSGVLDHGLFARSDKGTPQGGPLSPLLANIYLNELDKELTRRGHHFVRYADDCNIYVKSQRAGERVMRSITHFLEKQLKVKVNPDKTKVGSPLRLKFLGFSLGVDRNGAYARPAKQSQKRVKQALKLLTKRNRGVSIEQMFEEIHRKMRGWLQYYSIGKLTGFIQRLDQWLRARIRQYIWKQWKKFKTKITNLQRLGLSYRDAYVFASTRKGYWRTAHSKTLSYSLTNRKLEHLGLINMSKTLQSIQSD
- a CDS encoding IS1182 family transposase; translation: MYQNYTIGQTEFVLSYNYDLPQNHIARLISDFVDSIPQNVLLEDSGAATGRPSSHPAIMLKILLFAYARQTYSGRKIEMMLDENLPMRWLAHDYAYSYHTINNFRRSQHASKLIKHAFVYFTMALKDHGLIQNDAVFIDGTKVEADANKYSFTWRRAVEKYHAKLREKTSKLYEELVEKQVVQEMAPELVTSAEGMEVMEQELAEKITKLDEEIKQEPKIIKGGSVRKRRRRFLKKLRHQLSNDLIPRAKKYERAEDIFQGRNSYSKTDHDATFMCMKEDPMMNRELKPGYNLQIATHKQFVLDYGLFSNPTDTRTLVPFLTQFHALDFFKHIVADAGYGSEYNYTMILDQFEKQPVIPYTTYQKEQKHKFKNDPTKSQNWQYNAEDDYYIDHLGVRFSFYRYSRRTDKYGFERDFKLYRADKHQLSEQLDELAKTPSGRQRYMQVNPTWNYYKAKVKATLSSDEGKAIYRRRKFDVEPVFGHMKRDFGIRRTHLRGQRAVENDIGLALMALNLTKFGQSISRLATNFINNLKSGL